In one window of Acanthochromis polyacanthus isolate Apoly-LR-REF ecotype Palm Island chromosome 8, KAUST_Apoly_ChrSc, whole genome shotgun sequence DNA:
- the edc3 gene encoding enhancer of mRNA-decapping protein 3, with protein sequence MATDWLGSLVSINCGPTLGVYQGEVSSVDQSSQTISLKQPFHNGVKCPVPEVTFSAIDIKELKILDIRNGNGRTSSTASTKINSVPVAVPKGDPRSVEKLNSPQHCSKSYGDRHLDVPGQPKGFRRRHNSWSSSSKGPNQVTPKKNGVKNGQMKHRDDECFGDGVDDGLDTDFDFEGNLALFDKAAVFSEIDISERRNGARSRGTPQEQTPSRYRHDENILEAKPIVYRQITVPQPGAKEYCTDSGLVVPSISYELHKRLLSVAERYGLSLERRLEMTGVCASQMALTLLGGPNRFTPKNLHQRPTVALLCGPHVQGAQGISCGRHLANHEVEVILFLPNFVKMLDSVTSELTLFNKTSGKQVSSIKDLPDTPVDLIINCLDCHENTFLMDQPWYRAAADWANQNRAPVLSLDPPVSGQGQAVEAKWSLSLCLPLPLAEGAGRVYLCDIGVPRQVFQEVGIKYHSPFGCKFVIPLHSA encoded by the exons ATGGCCACTGATTGGTTGGGTAGTTTGGTGTCTATTAACTGTGGGCCAACACTGGGAGTCTATCAAGGAGAAGTCTCATCCGTGGATCAGTCCAGCCAGACCATCTCCCTAAAACAGCCTTTCCATAACGGAGTCAAGTGTCCCGTCCCTGAGGTCACATTCAG tgccATTGACATAAAGGAGCTAAAGATTCTAGACATCAGAAATGGCAATGGTAGGACAAGCTCTACTGCATCTACAAAGATAAACAGTGTGCCAGTTGCTGTCCCAAAAGGTGACCCCAGGTCTGTGGAAAAACTGAACTCTCCACAGCACTGCTCTAAAAGTTATGGAGATCGTCATCTGGATGTACCTGGCCAGCCTAAAGGATTTCGTCGAAGACATAACTCCT GGTCATCTAGTAGTAAAGGGCCAAACCAAGTGACACCGAAGAAGAATGGGGTGAAGAATGGTCAGATGAAGCACAGAGACGATGAGTGTTTTGGAGACGGCGTGGATGATGGCCTTGATACAGACTTTGATTTTGAAGGAAACCTTGCTCTTTTTGATAAAGCAGCAGTTTTCTCAGAAATCGACATATCAGAGCGCCGTAATGGTGCGAGGTCACGTGGGACTCCTCAAGAGCAGACTCCTTCACGGTACCGTCACGATGAAAACATCCTGGAGGCCAAACCTATTGTGTATAGACAGATTACTGTACCACAGCCTGGGGCCAAAGAATACTGCACTG ACTCTGGACTTGTTGTACCGAGTATATCCTACGAACTGCACAAGCGTCTGTTGTCTGTTGCTGAGCGTTACGGTCTCTCACTGGAGAGAAGACTTGAGATGACTGGAGTTTGTGCCAGTCAGATGGCACTTACACTGCTAGGAGGGCCCAACAG ATTCACTCCAAAAAATTTACACCAGCGTCCCACAGTGGCGCTGCTGTGCGGCCCTCATGTTCAGGGCGCTCAGGGCATCAGCTGTGGTCGCCACCTGGCCAATCATGAGGTGGAGGTCATCTTATTTCTGCCAAACTTTGTCAAGATGCTTGACTCTGTGACCAGTGAGCTCACACTGTTTAACAAGACAAGTGGCAAACAGGTGTCCAGTATCAAAG ACCTCCCGGACACCCCAGTGGATCTAATCATTAATTGTCTGGACTGCCATGAGAACACATTCCTGATGGATCAACCTTGGTACCGGGCCGCTGCAGACTGGGCTAACCAGAACAGAGCGCCGGTGCTCAGCTTAGACCCTCCTGTTAGTGGACAGGGGCAGGCAGTCGAGGCCAAATGGTCCCTCTCACTTTGCCTCCCGCTCCCTCTGGCTGAGGGGGCTGGCAGGGTTTACCTGTGTGACATAGGTGTTCCTCGCCAGGTGTTCCAGGAAGTTGGAATCAAATACCATTCTCCCTTTGGCTGCAAATTCGTCATCCCCCTGCACTCTGCGTAA